The nucleotide window TTCTCACAACACACTAACGATGCTGTACAGCAAATAATTTACACCCCAATCAGCAGTACAATATAGCTTTAGGTTTGCACGATGGTGTTGTAAAACAGAATCGCCAATACAGGTTGCGGGTACGTAAATACTCTAGCTAGTAAAGGAAGCAAGTACTATGTATTCACAATTGCAGGTCTTCTCATCAGATTGATCATCCATTCCATGATCTTTTCCAAACAATTTACAATTATTTGGGCTAGCAGTTGCCACTTGTACTTTCGATCAGAGATCTTGCTCGCCTCTGTTCCACCGATACCCATAAGATATGTGTCACTCCTCTTCCATTTGGACCGTAAAAACATCAGGAGGTAACTAGCAGCAAACTTGCAAGGTTCAACCTGATGACCAATTGCAGAATAACAACATAAGCAGCTTAGCAGTAGCATCTTGTATAGTACAGTGTATTGGATCTCCACATCTTCTCCCCTGTGGAATAAATATGTACAAAGATTTAACAGATTATTATGAAAACACAAATTTCTTCCTGCTAAGTATGGCAAATTCAAATTACAGaaaacaatataacttctatatGCACAACATAAATAGGAATGCACCTAACAAGTAACAACACAACATTGAACTGGAATCTAAGGACTGTTCCATCTCTCGTCGGTACCAATCATCCCCCAAGTAAAACAAGATTTGAGTGGTACCTGTATAACGTCAGAGAGGAGATAATCAACCCGAAACTTGTAAGGAAGTTGAACGTGATGTGCAAATGCAGCATAACAGCATACGCAGCTTTGTAGTACGTAGTAGCATCTTGTGTGGGGTAGTCCATGGCATTTTCCCCAAGCTGAGTACACTGCATACAACAAAGCAGAGGAGTTTATTTCATCAGCAAATGCATTGAAAAACGCGTCGAGTATCCAGTCCACACTATTTTCTCCATGGCATATATGTTGAATAAGGAAGGGTTAAGATTTACCTTATCCCCGTTTGATCCTTGTCAGTTGCCTTCAACAATAGGAGTAGTTTCTGAACCAATATATAAGGCATATATAAGGCAGCGCACCATGAGTTGTATCTTCAGCAAGCATCTTCGTCATGAGAAGTGcaagagaagaaatcatctccatcatcttctacattggaGCCTTGGATGTGGTGGAAAATAAAAACTACATAGACATGAATTGTAACTTGTGAGTGTATATGTATAGTAGTACCAATTATCATCTCAATCGGTTGATAGCTATTTATATGCTAGTACTACTAGCTGAACGGAATGCAAGTTAATTAGCTGACCTGATTGCGCCCGTCGTCGCCATGGCCACCACTTGCGATTATGAGCGGATCTCTCCTGCTGTTGCTGCCTTCGAAAATTAGCCAATACTTCCTCCCGCGCTTCATATACAGAGGGGTCTATGTTATGCATTCTCCAGACCTCTGTTAGTCGCAGCAGGGGATGGTTGGGGTGTGCCTCCACTTCCCCTTGCAGCACACCAAGCTTCGCCACTCTAGCCCCCAAACCAAGTGAAATGTCCTTGACCCTTGGGAGATGTTTGATGCCAATAAATTCCACACATCGGCCGCGACGGAATTGTATCTTTTCCAGCTGGTGCGAGGTGTCCTCTTCGAATATCACCTCTCTCACTCGATCCGGGTAAAAAATATCTAGTTCCCTGAGATTTGGGAATGCTCTTGCTCCAAAGACTAGACTCTTCCCAACATAAGCATTCTGACGAAGACGAAGGAGCATAAGGTTGGGCAGTGTGCCTAATAGTTCCATGGTTTTATCACCTTTCAGCTCGCTATGCCCTAGATAAATCTTCACTAAATGTATCAAACTTCCAATCCAGTCTGGCATTTCTTCAAGACGTCCAACCAGCTTGAGGCTCCTCATGGATAGGGGAGGAGAAGAAACAGAATGCAGCCACTCGAGAGAGCCATTTTGGCTCGCATTCACCTTAAGAGAGCATAGGGAAGTGAACTTCTCGATAGCTGCACAAAGTAACTTGCATTTTTGCTCGGTAGCCTCTTTCGTTACCACCCCAAGTTTTTTTAGCTGCACAAGCTCACCTAGCTCTTTAATTGCATTGGCATCACTCCGTTTGATGTCCACAACCTCTAGTGTTTGTAACTCTTGTAACTTGCTAATCCCTCTCGGCACACTTACACCTTTGTATATTGACCAATGCCTAAAGCAAGGCATGCGTGGCTTCAAAGCTTTTTCATGAGAATCATCAGTAATCATCTGATGATACATCATGTCCATCAAACATCCCATAGAGGGCTCACCAATATAATACAACCAATATGTTTTTCTACACCGGATGCTACGGAGACTCACAAGGTTACAAATCTCATTTGGTATCACTGATATATCTGTCATTCTTATCTCCAAAGTCTGCAAACCTTTTAATTTTCCTATAGATCTCGGAATTCTATAAATCTTTGAATATGCTTTAGCACTTCCAATATTCAAATACTTCAAGTGGCGTAACAATCCTATGTCCTTGATATCTTTCTTTGTGATTCCGAAGTGTGCACCATGTAGATCCAGGACTCTAAGCATTCTCGTGCTAGGTGAAAAAGGGGGGGCTGGTGGCTCTATGGGTCTCTCACCAAACATAGTTAATGACCTGACATGCCTCCAATCTATGCATTCCTTTAGGAACTTTCTACCATGGTATGATACATGACGAAAATTCTCCTCTGTCACACTAGTTACATTATCGTCCGCGGTCAAGTACACAAAATTTTCATCCCTAGCAATTGAAACCATGACATCACGCATGATATCATGGACTCGACAGCTCTTAACGGTTCCTTCCACATTCACTCTTGATGGTATAATCATGCTTCGGTTGATTAGTTCAATGAAATAACTTTTTCCAACATCCTCGATGTTTACCATACCCCTAGCTTTGATGAACCCCTCAGCTATCCATCTATCTACTAGAGGCCTTCTCTTAATTTCAAAATCCTCAGGAAAGATGCTTAGGTACAAAAAGCACGACTTTAGATGAGATGGTAGGTGGTTGTAGCTCAAAGTAACCACCCTCCTCATTGCTTCAAGGCTTGGGTTAGTCTCAAGCTCTGAAGGGAGATGATCATAAAATTGTCCCCACTCGGCTACCTCTTTTGTGGCAAGGACGCCACCTATCATGAGTATAGCCAATGGTAAACCACCACACTTTTTAACTAATTTTTCAACTATGTTCCCATCTCTCTCCATGTCTTCCTGCCTTTTCCTACTCTTTCTTAGTAACAAATTTGTAGCATCAACTGATTGTAGAGGTTTGAGTTGGTAGATATGTGAGTCACGAGAACACTCCTTAGCTAAGCCCATATCTCGTGTTGTTACTACTATGCGACTGCCTTTCCTATTATTGCTATCAACCGCAAATTCTTGGATCCACCTCCACATATCTATGGTCCACAAGTCATCAGAAACAATAAAATACCTTTCATCCTTGAGCTCTTCCATGAGGTACTTGGAGAGGTCACCCACTTGCACTGCCTTCCCTTTAAGTTCTTTCAAGCATTTCTTCAGTGACTCGGGTCCCAAAAGCTGCCTGATCATATCCTTGAGCATCTCTATCTTGAAAATTGAATGTGATACTGTGATCCAAGCAACACAAGAGAATTTTTGCACAATATCTTCCTTACTTTCATATGTCTTCCTTGCAAGAGTAGTCTTTCCTAAACCACCCATGCCGACAACACATATTACCTTGGGAGAACCATCTTCAGTGTTGACATCCATCAGGTTTATCAACTCCTCCTTAGGCTTGGAAAAGCCCACAAGTTCTGCTTCATCAATGTTGCTAGCCGCGTGATTGCGGACATCTTCGCTGTAGGAATCCACCTCCCCAACGCTGTTGGAGGCCTCCGTCTTGATCAAGTTGTAGCGTGTATTCCTAATGCTTACTTCTTCAACTCTGAGTTTGAGGTCACGGATCTGCATGGCGATCTGATGGCGGTCTTTGAGCTTCATCAGCTGCCGCGACAAGCTTTGGCTTCTCACATGCACCATGAATTCGCTAAGGCAATCTTCAATATTGTACGATAAGTCTCTGACCTGCTTCGCCCACACCTTCAGCAGAATGTCTTTCATCTCAATCGCTTCAGCAGTCAGCAGAAATGCCTGCATCGTCTCTAGCTCATCTTTAATGAACCTGCCAAACAAACATGCATAAGAAATGTAGGACAACAGTTGGTGTCGTCCAAGAGCTCGTATTATGCAGCAACGTGTAGGGAAATTTGCACCTCAGTAGCTCAGTGAATAGACTTTAGACCCGCCACATACATAAATGTAGCAATGCTGACGTCTAAAGGTCTAAGCAACTACAAACTTAATTACTCCCTTAAGTTGTACTAAAGCGGCGACAAATAATATGAATTGAAGGGAGTACCAGATATCCTTCCGCACACCCATCAGCAAGCTCatctcggcggcggcggcggaggcggccttGCAGATGGCACCCCCCAGCATGGACCTCGCCATGCTCACCGCCGTCCCTGCCATGTCCGGCTGGTTTCTCTCTTTGCTCTTGTGTCTTTGTTTTTCAGGCTCTCTTGCTTAAGTTGGAACTACTATTTGCAGATCACAGGTAGGGGGAGGCGCTTATATAGCAAATCGACCGAGCCCTGGCTGTGAACCAGGTCTCATCTTGTCATCTTTACCCGTAGCCGTTGCACTCCACTAATGAATGAGCCTATGCGATAATACGCATATCTTCATCCGAGTATGCAATAATGGTCCTTGGACGGCAACACACGAGCGACATGTAATTTTCTTTTCTCATTTGTTTCAAAATTCTTTCACACGTGGCTTTTGTTCCCCTATATATCTACTCTTTGCTATGCGCGCGGGAACGAGTTTACCCAAGCCGCCGCTTAGAAGCGAAAGGGGAGGGAACATGTTAATTAAAAAGCATAGTAATCATTTAACAACATTGACTTGGTATTGTGGGTGTCCATTTTTTCATATAAACTTGAAATTTTGACTTTTTTTTTAGAAAACTTTCAATccattcatcttcaatcatgctTCAATCATGGTAATACAACGAacactagaaataataaaaattgcatccagatccgtagaccacctagcgacgactacaagcactgaaacgAGCCAATCCTTAAGGCAATAATTATCCTTTGGACTATGACACACGAGCGACGTGTGTTTTATTGTTTGCCCCAAAATACTTCCGCTGAATTATTGTGGCTCGTGTTTTCGTGTATGTCTATTTGTTGTCCCACGAAAAAAGGAGAAATAATTGCAAGAAAGCTGCACACTAAAATTGCATCAAGGAAATACCAGCCAAAGATGAAAATTAAATGGCAAAGATGGACTTGTTAGCTTACGTGGAACAAATACACCCAATTGATATGATCATATACTCTCTCCGACGGATCTGTCCTTgatggatttgctcggatctggtCATTGTTCATCTACGTTCGTGTGTCTTCAGGTTTGATCTACTCTATCATTAATGGGCGACGATCGTTATTCCGTTGCGCTGGTCTTATGAGACTTTAGCATGACGAATTCCCAATTGTCTACTACAATTGTCCTGCTATGACGAGGAAGGGGCGATGACGTTGGCATGATGGAATTGAAAAAAAAACACTCAAACATTTTTTAAACTTTTGGGCAACATGCATGGTCTAGCATAATACTCACGGTAAAAGTTTCGGGACAAAATAATTTACGTCGTATCCCAACAAAATATGAAAGAATCAATACTATATAAACACTACTATTCACGATTTTTGTAGCTGCCCTTTCATATTTTTTTTTCCGCCCAGAATACGACATAGCTCATTTCGCCCCGAAACTTTTAAACGTGAGTACTATGACATAGCTCACTTCGTCCCAAAACTTCAAACATGGTGCGCCTTaacaatcgctaaaccaactccaatATGGTTAAGGCAAACTGGTTATAAAATCAATCCCTGCATGTaaccaaagaacaagcaagaatttGAGATATGCAATTTGAATTGCAGGTATAACATGAAGTACTTAATCAACACTTATTAGGACCAGTGCCTTGAGCAAAACAGGGGTATTTATGTATCTTTGGGTGGACAGGAGGCCAAGACGGTCATGTATATACAGCACTTTGGACAAAATAAGGGTATGTATGTATCTCTAGGTGGACAGGAGGCCAAGATGGTCATGTAAATACAGCATTTGTTGTATAGTATTAGTGGAGGGCAGTATATGATATACAACAGCAGCAGTAGAGTACTTGTTCCAAAAAGGCAGCAAGGATGTGCAGGATTGTGGCGCGAAAGAATCGCAAATTCAGAATGCAATTCCTAAGATTTACTCGATAAATCCTCAACTAACGACTGCTACTGTATAAAAGAATTCATTTGCTGGGATTCTGTTCAAGTAGGCCCAGTATTCGTTGACTGGATCTGCTGCTTGCCGAAATATGCCCACTTAATTATGACAGGCAAGAGATACATACAATGTCTTCTAGAGTAGGAGTGTGTCCTATTGGGGATTAAGAAGGAATTCCAGAGCCAAAATCTTAGTACCTTGAGGCGGCAGCGCAGCCGAGTCATTCGATCCAACCAATACCTGGCATAGTTGAGAGCTTTGCTCTGCCGCCCCTCCCTCGACGGCAGGGGACGACTAAACAGAGCATGCAGCTAGCGGTCGAGCAAAAACAGAGGAAAAAACCTCTGTTTGTGGAGCTGCCAGCACTCTGTTTTTCCCTGAAACCTCTGTTCAAGAAGTAGCTTGTGTATTTTCAGAAGCTTGCAACTTCTTGTCCAATACAATACACCCACCGTCCATTGTTTCTCCTCTAACATGAGTATGTTCTGAACCCCCAACATAAATAAACACAACTAATATGCAGCAGCATGTGGGTTGAGGTATTGCAGCATATAGATAAGTAGTACATCTCTTCAAGCTAAAACTAAGAAGAAACATAAACTTTATTGGCACATGTAATTCGCCATGCTAGGTAGAGCATTCTCTTCCCTGGTATGGACTGCAGCAAACAAGTCCCGTCTATCTGCCCTTACATCATCTTCCACTTGAGACCAAGAAGCAGAAGCTGAACGCTGCCGGATGTCTCCCGCAACTAAAATTCTGATGTGTCATGGCATAATACTCAGTTCTACACCTGCCTACTGCACCAATAGGAGCACACGGAACTGAGTTTAATCTGTGCACCAATGACCAGATGGAGCAGAGTTTGTGGAAGAAACGTGAACCTTAGATTGGCAGGATGATAGGTAGTATCCGTAACGCTAGGGCTAGAACAAGTAGGAAATCTGAACATTTTTTATGTTCTCACACCCCTAGCTGTTGTCAAGCAAGATCTTAGCTGGATGCGAAACACGGTGTTGCATGCTATCTAAAACTAATAACCCTTAAAATTGTTATTGTTTGCACAATGGTGTAAAGCAATACAGCTCGCAGGCACTTATAATACCGTCAATGGAATCATCACAACCTTAACAGTAAAACATGACGCACTTGGCATCTTTCCTTCTGGGCAGGGAGAGGCCCGACAGCAACATTCCCAAAAGCCCTGGCGCCGCATGAACCGCAAGCAACAGACCGGTCAAGCCCAGAAGGCTGCCAGATGTGCATAATACGCTGGAGGAACTGCAATTGTCAGCGTTCAGTTTTACAGCAAGGTGTCTAGCATGAGAAGCTAAAGAGGAAAAACTTTTCGCATGGGGAGTTTACCGATCGATACAGGGCGGGTGCACCCAGCATACCTGAAACAGTAGGAATTTTCTATTTAATTGGCCGGATAAACAGCACTACATTCTAATTATCAAAAGGATAGATGGAACAGTAAGTTACGTGTAGCACAAGTTGTTTGTAAGAGTTTCCAACTCATCAGTGGTAAATTTGATCTCGTCCCATAGAACATGATAATGAAGTAGGCCAGCTGGTCCCCTGAAAGGAATCGACATTTGAATCAGCAATCTGCTCATTCCATCGAATGAACTGCAAATAAAGAAGGGCCAACCTGAATGCCAGCATGGCTACATATGTAGAAATCAAAATCCAACAGATGGCAAATCTTCCAACTCGATAACAGTGCATAGAACTATAAAAATAAATATGGTCAGGTTCAAAATTGAGCTAAACACAAGAAACTTGTTTGCACAAGCAACTAACCAGGCAGCATGTTTCCTgcttctatcaacaatatgtttcCCATCAATGGCAGTGAAAGCCGGCAAGGATCTCCAAGGTCGGCACCGGTAAGAGGATAAGAATTGGAGAGCATCACCGGCAAGAAAGACGCGAGCAGCATCAGCATGGTAGGAGCACAGCAGATCAGCTAGGCTTCTCCATTGGTTCTGCTATCGACAGTGCCCTCCGCTTCCGATCATCCTCCAGGAACAAGGGGCCCTCACGGTCCTCCAAGGCTCTCGAATTCAACGCCATCACCCTTGACTTCCTATCAGTCCCTATCCTAAAATACACCGGTGGCCTCTCCTTTGGAACTATCCTTTTCCGACATCGACCTTGGTCCCTCCTCCCCTCATCAAGTTTTTCATCCTCTGATTGTGTGAAAGTGGGTGCAAAGTTCTCAAGGGCAGAGTGTTTCTTCCCCAAATTTGGCACGGCAACCTCTGGCACCTCCTTCTCCCCATAACACAGTGCCGACTGAATAAACGGATTGCTCTTGACCACAGCCCTATCTAGCTCCTTCCCCTTGCCAGCACCCTCCTCCACCACCATCGCCGGGCGGATCCCGTTGCCACCCGCGAGCGCCAGCTGCCGCTGCAAACCAAGCAGCGACTTCTCGGCCTTCCTCTGCCGCCGCACCTGCTCAACCTCATCCACCACAGCCGACGACCCGCCGACCATCTCGCCCGACTCCTCGGCCATCGCATACGTATGGGGCTCCGGAAAGGCCGGGAGCCACTCCGGCACATGCCTCATCCCGCTCCCCCGGCCCAGCGCCGCAAAGCTAACACACGGCCGCGACGGCGGCGGATCATGCCGCACCGGAAACCTGGGCAGCCGCTGCCTCACGGAGAGCGGCTTGTCATCGGCATCACCAGCGAACGCGACCAAATCCTTGACGACGCCGGAGCCGACGAGGCAGCCGCGGGTAGAGGAGGCGCCCTCGAAGCCCTGGTACGCCTCGCCGGTCTCCTCCAGGAACTGCAGCACGTCGAGCTCGTTGGGGGCGGAGCGGCCGGCGTGGTTGGCGTGGGCGTTGGCGGCGCCGCCGAGGAGGCGGAGGTAGCGGAGGAGGACGTCGGCGAGCGCGTCCACCGCCGAGCGGGTCGCGGAGGCGAAGCCCGCCGCCTGCAGCATCCGCGCCACCGcggccctcgccgccgcccgcccgaactcgtcggcgccgccgccgccgcccatgcCTCCACGCCCCGCGCGGGCGGATCCGGGgctggctagggttagggttgcgggtcgcgccgccgcctccgccgaaTCGAGGGGGAGGGAGGTCGCATCGATCGGATTGATTGATGATCGAGGGGTTTGGGGGAGGGGGATTTGAAGGCAGTGGCCTGAATTTGGTAGGGAATCGACcgagggtgggtgggtgggtttAGTTAGGGTTTGGACCGTTGGGGGCTGATGATTTCCTTTCCCCGTCGTGCACCTGCGGCCTGCGGGAGATGTGAGCCGACACGGAGGGGGTGCGGACACCGACCTCCTGACGTCGGCGGGTTTTAGCATAAATCCCGCACATTGAGCACCTTCGAGGAACTGAGTCTGAGCTTGACGACGTCGCCGCAGTAGATATTTTTGTTATCGATGGAACGTCTCTTCTTACCGAAGACACATCGCCACGGGCCTAAAATAAATTTAGAAAAATACGAGCAACAATGTCAAGTTTAGGACTTGAACTCTGATAAGCTGAGGATATCATTGTCCTCCTAACCACCCAAACAAAGGTTGGTTCGTGCTGACATAGACGGTTGATGTGTGAAGTTAAGAGAAGATTCTTTTCTAGTCTCCCCTCTCTTGGGGCAACTAGTATGTTGTCGAATAATTTCAGAATTTTATAAACTGTCTAAATATTAGGTTATATTCTAGTCTCCCCCATTTTCTTCCCCATCCAATGATACTGACCCTCCCAGAGCCGCAGATCTCCCGTCGGATGAAGCCAGCTCCTCCTAGCCCAGTCGCGGTCACCCCACCCGTCTACATGTTGCCGGATAACGAACATGTTCCATAGCTAGTGTTAGGCTGACATTTTGATGAAATGTACTGAACTATGTACTTTGCTCAAGTTGGCAACGAAAATGTAAGCATTTGTCGAAATTGGTGATGAACTATGGTGTGTCTACAGTTGACCAAAATCGGCGAAGACAAATGGGTGAAATTGAGGGCTGCACTTTATGGTACCTACTAGGTAAGCAGTTCTTATTCGAAGAACCCTTGCCTTTTGTTTAGCTCAAGACTAAATCATCATGGCTCTAGTATGAATCTAAGATTTTAGTTGAATTGATTCATAGGATCACAAAAGATAATTTCTATATTACACAGGATCCTAGCTGGATGTGAAAACATGATGCCATGGCATGTAAAGCCAACAGGGGTTCTTCACTTAAAATCGCTACTCCACAGGTGGTAATCATTGGCATGGATTATACACGCAATGCCAGTGGTGGTCAGTGTAAAGATGTACTCCTTTCTGATTTTGCTAACATTGTATCTATCTTCACCAATGCTAACTTCAATTCTGGAAATATAAGCCTACAAAATTATCAAGAGTATGCAGTCGTTTGCCAGTGTTCTATTCTTTCACTAGAAATGCCTTCATACAGACAACCCTAAGAATCTACCGTTGTATGCAACCATGCAAGACAACGAAGACACATGCCAGCAAATGATTCCATGACACAAGTTCATAAATATTTCAAACACCAGTCATACAAATGTAGATGGCTACGCAGATATCTCACAAGGCACAGCCGCGAAAGCGAAAGCTTCTCGCAGCACCACCGGAGCAGCACAACAGGTAAATGACACCCAATCCAGTCAAATAGCTTAAAAGGTTTGTGCACCGGTCGCCAAGCTGGTGCA belongs to Triticum urartu cultivar G1812 chromosome 7, Tu2.1, whole genome shotgun sequence and includes:
- the LOC125525769 gene encoding putative disease resistance RPP13-like protein 3 produces the protein MAGTAVSMARSMLGGAICKAASAAAAEMSLLMGVRKDIWFIKDELETMQAFLLTAEAIEMKDILLKVWAKQVRDLSYNIEDCLSEFMVHVRSQSLSRQLMKLKDRHQIAMQIRDLKLRVEEVSIRNTRYNLIKTEASNSVGEVDSYSEDVRNHAASNIDEAELVGFSKPKEELINLMDVNTEDGSPKVICVVGMGGLGKTTLARKTYESKEDIVQKFSCVAWITVSHSIFKIEMLKDMIRQLLGPESLKKCLKELKGKAVQVGDLSKYLMEELKDERYFIVSDDLWTIDMWRWIQEFAVDSNNRKGSRIVVTTRDMGLAKECSRDSHIYQLKPLQSVDATNLLLRKSRKRQEDMERDGNIVEKLVKKCGGLPLAILMIGGVLATKEVAEWGQFYDHLPSELETNPSLEAMRRVVTLSYNHLPSHLKSCFLYLSIFPEDFEIKRRPLVDRWIAEGFIKARGMVNIEDVGKSYFIELINRSMIIPSRVNVEGTVKSCRVHDIMRDVMVSIARDENFVYLTADDNVTSVTEENFRHVSYHGRKFLKECIDWRHVRSLTMFGERPIEPPAPPFSPSTRMLRVLDLHGAHFGITKKDIKDIGLLRHLKYLNIGSAKAYSKIYRIPRSIGKLKGLQTLEIRMTDISVIPNEICNLVSLRSIRCRKTYWLYYIGEPSMGCLMDMMYHQMITDDSHEKALKPRMPCFRHWSIYKGVSVPRGISKLQELQTLEVVDIKRSDANAIKELGELVQLKKLGVVTKEATEQKCKLLCAAIEKFTSLCSLKVNASQNGSLEWLHSVSSPPLSMRSLKLVGRLEEMPDWIGSLIHLVKIYLGHSELKGDKTMELLGTLPNLMLLRLRQNAYVGKSLVFGARAFPNLRELDIFYPDRVREVIFEEDTSHQLEKIQFRRGRCVEFIGIKHLPRVKDISLGLGARVAKLGVLQGEVEAHPNHPLLRLTEVWRMHNIDPSVYEAREEVLANFRRQQQQERSAHNRKWWPWRRRAQSVFIFHHIQGSNVEDDGDDFFSCTSHDEDAC
- the LOC125525770 gene encoding transcription initiation factor TFIID subunit 8-like; this encodes MGGGGGADEFGRAAARAAVARMLQAAGFASATRSAVDALADVLLRYLRLLGGAANAHANHAGRSAPNELDVLQFLEETGEAYQGFEGASSTRGCLVGSGVVKDLVAFAGDADDKPLSVRQRLPRFPVRHDPPPSRPCVSFAALGRGSGMRHVPEWLPAFPEPHTYAMAEESGEMVGGSSAVVDEVEQVRRQRKAEKSLLGLQRQLALAGGNGIRPAMVVEEGAGKGKELDRAVVKSNPFIQSALCYGEKEVPEVAVPNLGKKHSALENFAPTFTQSEDEKLDEGRRDQGRCRKRIVPKERPPVYFRIGTDRKSRVMALNSRALEDREGPLFLEDDRKRRALSIAEPMEKPS